One Nothobranchius furzeri strain GRZ-AD unplaced genomic scaffold, NfurGRZ-RIMD1 Scf031, whole genome shotgun sequence genomic window carries:
- the LOC139064476 gene encoding uncharacterized protein codes for MKGTKSGKIKSAPLEREAQTEDGSEGCGASAEEEVHGREPKISDLAGILQAHIGRQEAHEVQWEKVIVRQDQRFKDLQHQFSLFQQEFQAQTSAGLLPGEQDHARFSAGLGPADHERPHEYADWDEVEPEPAPRCSKSGDSVSVHPSDKEPRLQKLSEEDDIEHFLITFERIACACRWPRSDWAFHLIPLLTGKARSAYVHMDVDASMDYDHVKAAILQKYEISSETYRLRFRSLQVEPNESPRELFVRLKELYGRWVRPRGKTIDEINETIILEQYFRMLSPELQVWIKERNPRDAAEAVSLADAFVAARRRNQSWAYKAMKKDYTPAPGNTSPTENVGKPCGREKYFPSQTKNLGRKPVCYLCGKEGHTKPVCPQNPAKLSQMYFVPRGNHAPNPMNQLLVETTVEIDGQKVKALIDTGSTQSLVHRR; via the coding sequence ATGAAGGGAACCAAATCTGGTAAAATCAAGTCAGCCCCTTTAGAGAGAGAAGCACAGACAGAGGATGGGAGTGAGGGCTGTGGAGCTTCTGCTGAAGAGGAAGTTCATGGCAGAGAGCCAAAAATATCAGACCTGGCTGGCATCCTTCAAGCTCACATTGGACGACAGGAAGCCCATGAGGTACAGTGGGAGAAGGTGATTGTACGCCAGGATCAAAGATTTAAAGATCTTCAACACCAGTTCAGTCTGTTTCAGCAAGAGTTTCAGGCCCAGACCTCTGCTGGCTTGCTACCTGGAGAGCAAGACCACGCCCGCTTCTCTGCAGGTTTGGGGCCTGCAGACCATGAGAGGCCTCATGAGTATGCTGATTGGGATGAGGTGGAACCGGAGCCTGCACCACGCTGTTCAAAATCAGGTGACTCAGTTTCTGTTCATCCTTCCGATAAAGAACCAAGATTGCAAAAGCTAAGTGAAGAGGATGACATTGAGCATTTTCTTATAACTTTTGAAAGAATAGCATGTGCATGTAGATGGCCGAGATCTGACTGGGCATTCCATTTGATTCCACTATTGACGGGTAAAGCCAGAAGTGCTTATGTACATATGGATGTGGATGCATCAATGGACTATGATCATGTTAAAGCTGCTATTTTGCAGAAATATGAAATAAGCAGTGAGACTTATCGTCTGAGGTTCCGTTCTCTTCAAGTTGAACCAAATGAGTCCCCCAGAGAACTCTTTGTGAGACTAAAGGAGCTCTATGGGAGAtgggtcagacccagaggtaagaCCATTGATGAAATTAATGAAACAATAATCCTTGAACAGTATTTCCGAATGCTATCGCCAGAACTCCAAGTTTGGATCAAGGAGCGTAATCCAAGGGACGCAGCAGAGGCAGTTTCTTTGGCAGATGCGTTTGTGGCAGCCCGTCGAAGGAACCAATCATGGGCTTATAAGGCTATGAAAAAGGATTATACCCCTGCGCCAGGTAACACCAGTCCGACAGAGAATGTTGGTAAGCCATGTGGAAGGGAGAAATATTTTCCCAGTCAAACAAAAAATCTGGGGCGGAaacctgtctgttatttgtgtggGAAAGAAGGCCACACAAAACCGGTGTGTCCACAAAATccagctaaactctcccagatgtATTTTGTGCCCAGAGGGAACCATGCCCCAAACCCAATGAACCAGCTGTTGGTGGAGACCACAGTGGAGATAGATGGACAGAAAGTTAAGGCTCTGATTGACACAGGAAGCACCCAGTCACTGGTTCATCGCAG